Proteins encoded by one window of Halococcus agarilyticus:
- the acs gene encoding acetate--CoA ligase encodes MPDEDITIESRLAEQDYFEPPEEFVEQANAADPAIYDRFDEFPAGFEEYAAMLDWESEWDTVLDDSNPPFYEWFVGGELNASHNCVDRHLAERGDETAILWEGEDGETRDITYDDLHEKVNETAAALRSVGVEEDDVVTIHLPMVPALPITMLACARIGAPHSVVFAGFSANALAERVGSADSDHVVTIDGYYRRGEFLDHIEKADQAMAATDRDPAVLAWTRHDEPEVEVSDDYTMMSALLDDHRGETVEPVSRDAEDPLFLMYTSGTTGQPKGCQHRTGGYLAYVTGTSKYVEDIKPEDTYWCPADIGWITGHSYIVYGPLSLGTTSVMYEGAPDHPTKSRIWEIAEEYDVDIFHTSPTAVRQFMKWGEEHVEGHDFDFRHMTTVGEPIQPEAWLWYYKHIGDESAVIVDTWWQTETGGHLITNLPAIQDMKPGSAGHPAPGIQPAIYDDNGEAIPAASGEAGNLVIERPWPGMLQTVYGNDERFIEEYWERFSDTDSDDSSDWVYEAGDGAVQAEDGYYRVLGRLDDVMNVAGHRLGTMELESAVAEVEDVAEAAVAAREDAEKGEVPDVYVTVREGVEESEAVRDRIVGAVEQEIGKFARPNEVIFVDDLPKTRSGKIMRRLLENISNGDELGNTTTLRDPSVPEEIRDQVQAD; translated from the coding sequence ATGCCAGACGAGGATATCACGATCGAGTCACGGCTCGCCGAACAGGACTACTTCGAGCCACCCGAGGAGTTCGTCGAGCAGGCGAACGCTGCGGACCCGGCGATCTACGATCGGTTCGACGAGTTCCCCGCAGGCTTCGAGGAGTACGCCGCAATGCTCGACTGGGAGAGCGAGTGGGACACGGTGCTCGACGACTCGAACCCACCGTTCTACGAGTGGTTCGTCGGCGGCGAGTTGAATGCGAGCCACAACTGCGTCGACCGCCACCTCGCAGAGCGCGGCGACGAAACCGCCATCCTCTGGGAGGGTGAGGACGGCGAGACCCGGGACATCACCTACGACGACCTCCACGAGAAGGTCAACGAGACCGCGGCCGCACTTCGGTCCGTGGGCGTCGAGGAGGACGACGTCGTCACGATCCACCTCCCGATGGTGCCCGCGCTCCCGATCACGATGCTCGCGTGTGCCCGCATCGGTGCGCCCCACAGCGTGGTTTTCGCGGGCTTTTCGGCGAACGCCCTCGCCGAGCGCGTCGGCAGCGCCGACTCCGACCACGTCGTGACGATCGACGGCTACTACCGCCGCGGCGAGTTCCTCGATCACATCGAGAAGGCCGACCAGGCCATGGCGGCAACCGACCGCGATCCCGCGGTGCTGGCGTGGACCCGCCACGACGAGCCGGAGGTCGAAGTCAGCGACGACTACACGATGATGTCGGCACTGCTGGACGACCACCGCGGCGAGACGGTCGAACCGGTCAGCCGCGACGCCGAGGACCCGCTCTTCCTGATGTACACCTCCGGGACGACCGGCCAGCCGAAGGGCTGTCAGCACCGGACCGGCGGGTATCTCGCGTACGTGACTGGGACCTCGAAGTACGTCGAGGACATCAAACCCGAGGACACCTACTGGTGTCCCGCCGACATCGGCTGGATCACCGGCCACTCCTACATCGTCTACGGTCCCCTTTCGCTGGGAACGACGTCGGTGATGTACGAGGGCGCACCCGATCATCCCACCAAGAGCCGGATCTGGGAGATCGCCGAGGAATACGACGTCGACATCTTCCACACCTCGCCGACCGCCGTGCGCCAGTTCATGAAGTGGGGCGAGGAGCACGTCGAGGGCCACGACTTCGACTTCCGACATATGACCACCGTGGGCGAGCCGATCCAGCCCGAGGCGTGGCTCTGGTACTACAAGCACATCGGCGACGAGAGCGCGGTCATCGTCGACACGTGGTGGCAGACCGAAACTGGGGGTCATCTCATCACCAACCTGCCCGCGATTCAGGACATGAAGCCGGGCAGCGCGGGCCACCCCGCACCGGGGATCCAGCCGGCGATCTACGACGACAACGGCGAGGCGATCCCGGCCGCAAGCGGCGAGGCGGGCAACCTCGTGATCGAACGGCCGTGGCCCGGAATGTTGCAAACCGTGTACGGCAACGACGAACGGTTCATCGAGGAGTACTGGGAGCGGTTTTCGGATACGGACTCCGACGATTCGAGCGACTGGGTGTACGAGGCGGGCGACGGCGCGGTTCAGGCCGAGGACGGCTATTATCGTGTGCTCGGACGGCTCGACGACGTGATGAACGTCGCCGGCCACCGACTCGGGACGATGGAGCTCGAAAGCGCCGTCGCGGAGGTCGAGGACGTCGCCGAGGCCGCGGTCGCCGCGCGCGAGGACGCCGAGAAGGGCGAAGTCCCCGATGTCTACGTCACCGTCAGGGAGGGCGTCGAGGAGAGCGAGGCGGTCCGCGACCGGATCGTGGGCGCGGTCGAGCAGGAGATCGGGAAGTTCGCGCGCCCGAACGAGGTCATCTTCGTCGACGACCTCCCGAAGACGCGGTCGGGCAAGATCATGCGCCGGCTGCTCGAGAACATCTCCAATGGCGACGAGCTCGGCAACACCACCACGCTGCGCGATCCGAGCGTCCCCGAGGAGATCCGCGACCAGGTTCAGGCCGACTGA
- a CDS encoding acyl-CoA mutase large subunit family protein has protein sequence MYDDEDLAAIREEKERWSEETLDPVLDHHGERQDRFATVSNLEVDRLYTPQDVADVDYEEDLGFPGEEPYTRGVYPTMYRGRTWTMRQFAGFGTAEETNERFRFLVDEGQTGLSTAFDMPTLMGIDSDDPMADGEVGREGVAVDTLRDMEILFDGIDLEEVSTSFTINPSAPVIFAMYVALADKRGVPREKLRGTMQNDMLKEFIAQKEWVTPPEPSLELVTDTVEFAVEETPKIKPISISGYHIREAGSTAIQELAFTLADGFAYVEDAMERGLDIDEFAPQLSFFFNSHNAIFEEVAKFRAARRIYANVMDEWYDADDPKSKQLKFHTQTAGQSLTAQQPLNNIARVTVQALAGVLGGTQSLHTNSYDEALALPSEDAVRVALRTQQIIAEESGAADIVDPLGGSFAVESLTDETEEKAMAYIEEIREMGDGSVRDGVLEGIEQGYFHREIQDASFEYQERVEEGEETVVGVNEYTMDEDTRPEILEVDEEVQERQQSRLAEVKAERDDGRVEDTLSDLEDAIETGENTMPAIVEAVKVGASMGEIMRVFEARHGSYSETVGVA, from the coding sequence ATGTACGACGATGAGGATCTCGCCGCGATTCGGGAGGAGAAAGAACGGTGGAGCGAGGAGACGCTCGATCCCGTTCTCGACCACCACGGCGAGCGCCAGGATCGCTTCGCCACCGTCTCGAACCTCGAAGTCGACCGGCTCTACACCCCCCAGGACGTCGCGGACGTCGACTACGAGGAGGACCTCGGCTTCCCCGGCGAGGAGCCCTACACCCGAGGCGTCTATCCCACGATGTACCGCGGTCGGACGTGGACGATGCGCCAGTTCGCGGGGTTCGGTACCGCCGAGGAAACCAACGAGCGCTTCCGCTTCCTCGTCGACGAGGGCCAGACCGGCCTCTCGACCGCGTTCGACATGCCGACGCTCATGGGGATCGATTCGGACGACCCGATGGCCGACGGCGAAGTGGGGAGAGAGGGCGTCGCTGTCGACACGCTTCGGGACATGGAGATCCTCTTCGACGGGATCGATCTCGAAGAGGTCTCGACCTCGTTCACCATCAACCCGAGCGCGCCCGTGATATTCGCGATGTACGTCGCGCTCGCCGACAAGCGTGGCGTGCCCCGCGAGAAACTTCGTGGGACGATGCAGAACGACATGCTGAAGGAGTTCATCGCCCAGAAGGAGTGGGTCACACCCCCCGAGCCCTCGCTCGAACTCGTGACCGATACCGTGGAGTTCGCGGTCGAAGAGACCCCGAAGATCAAACCGATCTCGATCTCGGGCTACCACATTCGAGAAGCGGGCTCGACCGCGATCCAGGAGCTCGCCTTCACCCTCGCCGACGGGTTCGCGTACGTCGAGGACGCGATGGAGCGCGGGCTCGACATCGACGAGTTCGCGCCCCAGCTCTCCTTTTTCTTCAACTCCCACAACGCCATCTTCGAGGAGGTCGCGAAGTTCCGGGCCGCCCGCCGGATCTACGCGAACGTGATGGATGAGTGGTACGACGCCGACGATCCGAAATCGAAACAGCTCAAGTTCCACACCCAGACTGCGGGCCAGTCCCTCACTGCGCAGCAGCCGCTCAACAACATCGCTCGGGTCACGGTTCAGGCGCTCGCGGGCGTTCTGGGCGGAACTCAGAGCCTCCACACCAACAGCTACGACGAGGCGCTCGCGCTCCCCTCCGAGGACGCCGTCCGGGTCGCGCTCCGGACCCAGCAGATCATCGCCGAGGAGTCGGGCGCAGCCGACATCGTCGACCCTCTTGGGGGAAGTTTCGCGGTCGAGTCGCTGACCGACGAGACCGAGGAGAAGGCGATGGCGTACATCGAGGAGATCCGCGAGATGGGCGACGGCTCCGTTCGGGACGGCGTCCTCGAAGGGATCGAACAGGGCTACTTCCACCGCGAGATCCAGGACGCCTCGTTCGAGTACCAGGAGCGCGTCGAGGAGGGCGAGGAAACAGTTGTGGGGGTCAACGAGTACACGATGGACGAGGACACCCGTCCCGAGATACTCGAAGTCGACGAAGAAGTCCAGGAACGACAGCAGTCCCGCCTCGCCGAGGTGAAAGCCGAACGCGACGACGGAAGGGTCGAGGACACGCTTTCGGACCTCGAAGACGCCATCGAGACGGGCGAGAACACGATGCCGGCGATCGTCGAAGCGGTCAAGGTCGGGGCGTCGATGGGCGAGATCATGCGGGTGTTCGAGGCCCGCCACGGCTCGTACAGCGAGACAGTCGGCGTGGCCTGA
- a CDS encoding ABC transporter permease: MSTDTASPGASTTTDAGLATLVRAIAKKRVLLLMRYPVNTLSQFGVMYLVFLIVFFGGRAIAGAALAESIEGIIVGYMLWSVSITAYSGLAWNVTRESQWGTLEQLFMSPFGFGRVMAIKTAVNVLEAFLWGVLILALMLVTTGQSLVIEPVTVLTLGVLAVAPAVGVGFAMGALALLYKRVENAFNIVQFVLIGLIAAPVSQYPLLKWLPLAQGSHLLGRAMTDGVRLWELPITELAILVATAVGYLGVGYLVFHRAQRRARRKGVMGHY; this comes from the coding sequence GTGAGCACGGACACCGCGAGCCCGGGGGCGAGCACGACCACCGACGCCGGCCTGGCGACCCTCGTCAGGGCGATCGCGAAAAAGCGCGTACTCCTCCTGATGCGCTACCCGGTCAACACGCTCTCGCAGTTCGGGGTGATGTACCTCGTCTTCCTCATCGTCTTCTTCGGCGGGCGCGCGATCGCGGGCGCAGCGCTCGCCGAGTCGATCGAGGGGATCATCGTGGGCTACATGCTCTGGTCGGTCTCGATCACGGCCTATTCCGGGCTCGCGTGGAACGTGACCCGCGAATCCCAGTGGGGGACCCTCGAACAGCTGTTCATGTCGCCCTTCGGCTTCGGGCGGGTGATGGCGATCAAGACCGCGGTGAACGTACTGGAGGCGTTTCTCTGGGGAGTGCTCATCCTCGCGTTGATGCTCGTCACGACCGGTCAATCCCTCGTCATCGAGCCGGTGACGGTACTGACCCTTGGCGTGCTTGCGGTCGCGCCCGCGGTCGGCGTCGGGTTCGCCATGGGGGCGCTCGCCCTGCTCTACAAGCGGGTCGAGAACGCCTTCAACATCGTCCAGTTCGTACTGATCGGGCTGATCGCCGCGCCGGTTTCTCAGTATCCGCTGCTCAAGTGGCTCCCGCTCGCCCAGGGCAGCCACCTCCTCGGGCGCGCGATGACCGACGGCGTCCGGCTCTGGGAGCTTCCCATCACCGAGCTCGCGATCCTCGTCGCCACCGCGGTCGGCTATCTCGGCGTCGGCTATCTCGTCTTCCACCGGGCGCAGCGCCGCGCGCGCCGGAAGGGCGTCATGGGTCACTACTGA
- a CDS encoding ABC transporter ATP-binding protein, with translation MSTNAPLAREHASDRADEAASGTGRSAVSVDGLEKTYGTGDDAVHAVEDVSFDIEPGTVVGLLGPNGAGKTTTIKAMLGLVVPTAGAVTIDGVDVHAEPRAAYQRVGAMLEGARNVYWKLTVRENLEFFAALSGRRPAAVADRHDRLLDQLALAEKADEPVNDLSRGMKQKVSLACTLARDASVAFLDEPTLGLDVESSLELRRELRRLAEQESMTVVLSSHDMDVVQAVCDRVIIMNDGRVVTDDTVDGLIDLFRSQAYRITVEDLPPAARDRLEAAFDVDGFESVGDQERFTVSLSDGRALYDVMDALRASDAVPASVNSIEPDLEDVFLELTGGEDG, from the coding sequence ATGAGCACGAACGCGCCGCTCGCACGAGAGCACGCGAGCGATCGGGCGGACGAGGCGGCGAGCGGAACGGGCCGGTCCGCGGTCTCGGTCGACGGGCTCGAAAAGACCTACGGAACCGGCGACGACGCCGTTCATGCCGTCGAGGACGTCTCGTTCGACATCGAACCGGGCACCGTCGTCGGACTGCTGGGGCCGAACGGCGCTGGCAAAACCACGACGATCAAGGCGATGCTCGGTCTCGTCGTCCCCACCGCCGGAGCGGTGACGATCGACGGTGTCGATGTCCACGCCGAGCCGCGAGCGGCCTACCAGCGGGTCGGCGCGATGTTGGAGGGGGCGCGGAACGTCTACTGGAAGCTCACGGTACGGGAAAATTTGGAGTTCTTCGCCGCACTCAGCGGCCGGCGGCCCGCCGCGGTGGCCGACCGCCACGACCGGCTGCTCGACCAGCTCGCGCTCGCGGAGAAGGCCGACGAGCCCGTGAACGACCTCTCGCGCGGGATGAAACAGAAGGTCTCGCTCGCTTGCACCCTCGCACGCGACGCTTCGGTGGCCTTTCTCGACGAACCCACCCTCGGGCTCGATGTCGAGAGCTCGCTCGAACTCCGGCGGGAGCTCCGCCGGCTCGCCGAGCAGGAATCGATGACGGTCGTGCTGTCGAGTCACGACATGGACGTGGTGCAGGCGGTCTGCGACCGGGTCATCATCATGAACGACGGCCGCGTGGTGACCGACGACACCGTCGACGGCCTCATCGATCTGTTCCGGAGCCAGGCGTACCGCATCACCGTCGAGGATCTCCCGCCCGCGGCGCGCGACCGGCTCGAAGCCGCGTTCGACGTGGACGGGTTCGAATCGGTCGGCGACCAGGAACGCTTCACGGTGTCGCTGTCCGACGGGCGGGCGCTCTACGACGTGATGGACGCGCTTCGAGCGAGCGACGCGGTGCCGGCGTCGGTGAACTCGATCGAACCCGATCTCGAAGACGTGTTCCTCGAACTCACCGGGGGTGAGGACGGGTGA
- a CDS encoding winged helix-turn-helix domain-containing protein, translating into MPSETEPAPSETFEILGHETRLAIVEELAKHRRTQWQPSGLGFAELRKAVGIADAGKFNYHLGELRGHFVYKDDDEYVLRNAGLELAGAIVAGTYTERADTRRAAVDRACPACGSSLEGVYERGYLRIECPDHGAVFENSVPPGAAAGRSMDELVAVANRDAKHTLEHARDGTCPHCWGSMSITVPADPSSVLEGRGDDAEVEQVLVQFSCERCEMTFWFPVSVCVVDHPAVVSLYGDHGIDVRDRGYLELDFVTGSGGAVVSTDPVRVAVDVAVADDALRLTLDGSLTVVDVERSSVDA; encoded by the coding sequence ATGCCGAGCGAAACGGAGCCGGCCCCGTCGGAGACGTTCGAGATCCTCGGCCACGAGACCAGGCTCGCCATCGTCGAGGAGCTGGCGAAACACCGCCGCACCCAGTGGCAGCCGTCGGGACTGGGGTTCGCCGAGCTACGCAAGGCCGTCGGGATCGCGGACGCCGGGAAGTTCAACTACCATCTCGGGGAGCTCAGGGGTCACTTCGTCTACAAGGACGACGACGAGTACGTGCTCCGCAACGCGGGCCTCGAACTCGCCGGGGCGATCGTCGCGGGGACGTACACCGAGCGCGCCGACACCCGCCGGGCTGCGGTCGATCGAGCGTGTCCGGCGTGTGGTTCCTCGCTGGAGGGGGTCTACGAGCGCGGTTATCTCCGGATCGAGTGTCCCGACCACGGCGCGGTGTTCGAGAACTCGGTCCCGCCTGGCGCGGCCGCCGGCCGGTCGATGGACGAACTCGTCGCGGTCGCGAACCGCGATGCGAAGCACACTCTCGAACACGCTCGCGACGGGACCTGTCCGCACTGCTGGGGATCGATGTCGATCACGGTCCCGGCCGACCCCTCGTCTGTGCTCGAAGGCCGGGGCGACGACGCCGAGGTGGAACAGGTGCTCGTGCAGTTTTCCTGCGAGCGCTGCGAGATGACGTTCTGGTTCCCCGTCAGCGTCTGCGTCGTGGATCACCCGGCGGTCGTCTCGCTGTACGGGGACCACGGCATCGACGTTCGGGACCGTGGCTATCTCGAACTCGACTTCGTCACCGGCTCGGGCGGAGCCGTCGTTTCGACCGATCCCGTTCGCGTTGCTGTCGATGTCGCCGTCGCGGACGACGCGCTCCGGCTGACACTCGACGGATCGCTGACCGTCGTCGACGTCGAGCGATCGTCCGTGGACGCATAG
- a CDS encoding CBS pair associated ParBc domain-containing protein, which yields MATDTGTPRVSDYMTRDVVTVSPDDTVASVARRVAESDEEHSGFPVCDGRRCEGFVTARDLLLAADNAAVFTVMSEDLVVAHPEMDLDDAARVILRSGIQKLPVVDDAGNLVGIISNADVIRSQIERATPEKVGKLSRTLENIHGIGTREERRRVALRDLTPTQSKVYADELEGRRYELEHGLAEPLVVIDNGGDLLLADGHHRVKAAHRQGIEESDAYVIVLGEGVELGMAETARKEGLESIDDICVVDYAHHPLVQTITRLNEAE from the coding sequence ATGGCCACCGACACCGGCACGCCGCGGGTCAGCGACTACATGACCCGCGACGTCGTGACCGTCTCGCCCGACGACACGGTCGCGTCGGTCGCGCGCCGCGTCGCGGAAAGCGACGAGGAACACAGCGGGTTCCCGGTGTGTGACGGCCGCCGATGTGAGGGGTTCGTCACCGCCCGGGATCTCCTGCTCGCCGCCGACAACGCTGCCGTCTTCACGGTGATGTCCGAGGACCTCGTGGTCGCCCACCCCGAGATGGATCTCGACGATGCCGCGCGAGTCATCCTCCGGTCGGGCATCCAGAAGCTCCCGGTCGTGGACGACGCCGGCAATCTCGTGGGGATCATCTCGAACGCCGACGTGATCCGGAGCCAGATCGAGCGCGCCACCCCCGAGAAGGTCGGGAAGCTCTCGCGAACGCTCGAAAACATCCACGGGATCGGTACTCGCGAGGAGCGCCGGCGGGTCGCACTCCGCGACCTCACGCCGACCCAGTCGAAGGTGTACGCCGACGAGCTCGAAGGCCGACGGTACGAACTCGAACACGGGCTCGCCGAGCCGCTGGTGGTGATCGACAATGGAGGCGATCTCCTGCTCGCCGACGGCCACCATCGCGTGAAGGCCGCCCACCGTCAGGGGATCGAGGAGTCGGACGCCTACGTGATCGTGCTCGGGGAGGGGGTCGAGCTCGGGATGGCCGAAACGGCACGCAAGGAGGGGCTCGAATCGATCGACGACATCTGTGTGGTGGACTACGCCCACCATCCGCTGGTCCAGACGATCACCAGATTGAACGAAGCCGAGTGA
- a CDS encoding DHH family phosphoesterase, translating to MVSRLVLGCGSVGRILVDALADRRGGVTVLCTDEHRVETLRSDRVAARRADPTDPEVLTDLDKPVDVVVVASDDPATNEAAATAASEAYPDAFVLAYTGEDPTDDRRFAIESIADRTITSATTAATELLERIGEESMRPRRLWRVLRTIDGPLAIVTHDNPDPDAIASALALRRIAAAAGCDADICYFGAITHQQNRAMVNLLDLEMRELAPDDIDEYGGIALVDHSRPGVNDQLPEDTPVDVLIDHHPPRAPVEARFVDLRSDVGATSTLLVDYLGRLGIEIDSTVATALLYGIRVDTKDFRREVSTVDFDAAAFLLPYADESTLEQVETPTMSAETLGTIARAISNREVTGSVLVSYIDDLHERDALAQAADQLLDIEDVRTTLVYGIIDGTIYCSGRTRGGGLDIGETLRDAFDRIGSAGGHADMAGAQLPLGLLGDADETELSGIVHDVINDRFFAAIEPRSDEEPAAVAATTGPLPPSEVEATSDPQNTSETDGRGGGENDSAGSSETDGEPTEGTDDGSTT from the coding sequence ATGGTCTCGCGGCTCGTGTTGGGGTGTGGCTCGGTCGGGCGCATCCTCGTCGACGCGCTCGCCGACCGGCGCGGCGGCGTCACGGTGCTCTGCACCGACGAGCACCGCGTCGAGACGCTGCGGAGCGATCGCGTCGCGGCACGACGGGCCGATCCGACCGACCCCGAGGTCCTCACCGACCTCGACAAGCCGGTCGACGTGGTCGTCGTCGCGAGCGACGATCCCGCGACCAACGAAGCCGCCGCGACGGCCGCGAGCGAGGCGTACCCGGACGCGTTCGTGCTGGCGTACACCGGCGAGGACCCGACCGACGACCGCCGGTTCGCGATCGAGTCGATCGCCGATCGCACGATCACGTCGGCGACGACCGCAGCGACCGAACTCTTAGAACGCATCGGCGAGGAGAGCATGCGCCCGCGCCGGCTGTGGCGGGTGCTCCGCACGATCGACGGCCCGCTCGCGATCGTGACCCACGACAACCCCGACCCCGACGCGATCGCGAGTGCGCTCGCGCTCCGTCGGATCGCCGCAGCGGCCGGCTGTGACGCCGACATCTGCTACTTCGGCGCGATCACTCACCAGCAGAACCGCGCGATGGTCAACCTCCTCGACCTCGAGATGCGCGAGCTCGCGCCCGACGACATCGACGAGTACGGCGGGATCGCGCTGGTCGATCACTCGCGGCCGGGCGTCAACGATCAGCTCCCCGAGGACACCCCCGTCGACGTGCTGATCGACCACCACCCGCCGCGCGCACCGGTCGAGGCGCGGTTCGTCGACCTCCGGAGCGACGTCGGTGCGACCAGCACGCTCCTGGTGGACTATCTCGGTCGGTTGGGAATCGAGATCGACAGTACGGTGGCGACTGCGTTGCTCTACGGCATCCGGGTCGACACCAAGGACTTCCGGCGCGAGGTCTCGACCGTGGACTTCGACGCCGCCGCCTTCCTCCTGCCGTACGCCGACGAGAGTACCTTGGAGCAGGTCGAGACGCCGACCATGAGCGCCGAAACGCTCGGGACGATCGCGCGCGCGATCTCGAACCGCGAGGTCACCGGCTCGGTGCTGGTGAGCTACATCGACGACCTCCACGAGCGCGACGCGCTCGCCCAGGCCGCAGACCAGCTCCTCGACATCGAGGACGTCCGGACGACGCTCGTCTACGGCATCATCGACGGCACGATCTACTGCTCGGGCCGAACCCGAGGTGGGGGGCTCGACATCGGCGAGACGCTCCGGGACGCGTTCGATCGGATCGGGAGTGCCGGCGGTCACGCCGACATGGCGGGCGCACAGCTCCCGCTCGGGCTGCTCGGCGACGCCGACGAGACCGAGCTCTCGGGGATCGTCCACGACGTCATCAACGACCGGTTCTTCGCAGCGATCGAGCCGCGCTCGGACGAAGAACCGGCGGCCGTCGCCGCGACGACCGGCCCCCTTCCACCGAGTGAGGTCGAGGCGACGAGCGACCCCCAGAACACGAGCGAAACGGACGGACGGGGTGGAGGGGAGAACGACTCGGCCGGATCGTCCGAAACCGACGGCGAACCCACTGAGGGGACCGACGACGGCTCGACCACCTGA
- a CDS encoding NAD(P)/FAD-dependent oxidoreductase has protein sequence MTETIAVLGAGYAGAGAIKSLEDALDDEADLVWISDHDHHLVLHEAHRCIRDPSVRRNVTIPIEEIKSPHTRFIEGEVAGLDCADREIALADGSTIEYDYALVTLGSQTAYYGIDGLEEHSFTLKSLDDALEIHDQIKEAARDATPDDPAQVVVGGAGLSGIQTAGEVAEFRDMHHAPIEITLVEALEEIFPGNDPELQGALRKRIEERDIEISTDDPITEADEGVIHFESDATLEHDVFVWAGGITGRDAMDGTDLDNEHNRVNAEATFETSDDRVFALGDSAIVDQPGGPCPPTAQAAWQAAEVAGENVARALHGQPLTTWTHEDKGTLVSVGEKAVAHDVVNVPINTFGGPAAKFLKKAVAARWIRDIAGSSRAARAWPDM, from the coding sequence ATGACCGAAACAATCGCCGTTCTCGGTGCCGGTTACGCCGGCGCTGGCGCGATCAAGAGCCTCGAAGACGCGCTCGACGACGAGGCCGACCTCGTCTGGATCTCGGATCACGACCACCACCTCGTGCTCCACGAGGCCCACCGGTGTATCCGGGACCCGAGCGTGCGCCGGAACGTCACCATCCCGATCGAGGAAATCAAGTCCCCACACACCCGCTTCATCGAGGGCGAAGTCGCCGGGCTCGACTGTGCGGACCGGGAGATCGCGCTCGCGGACGGTTCGACGATCGAGTACGACTACGCGCTGGTGACGCTGGGTTCGCAGACGGCGTACTACGGGATCGACGGGCTCGAGGAGCACTCGTTCACGCTCAAGAGCCTCGACGACGCGCTCGAGATCCACGACCAGATCAAGGAAGCCGCCCGCGACGCCACCCCCGACGATCCGGCACAGGTCGTCGTCGGCGGCGCAGGCCTCTCGGGCATCCAGACCGCCGGCGAGGTCGCGGAGTTCCGCGACATGCACCACGCGCCGATCGAGATCACGCTCGTCGAGGCCCTCGAAGAGATCTTCCCGGGCAACGATCCGGAGCTCCAGGGTGCGCTCAGAAAGCGGATCGAGGAGCGCGACATCGAGATCTCGACCGACGATCCGATCACCGAGGCCGACGAGGGCGTGATCCACTTCGAGTCGGACGCGACGCTCGAACACGACGTGTTCGTCTGGGCCGGCGGCATCACGGGTCGGGACGCGATGGACGGGACCGACCTCGACAACGAGCACAACCGCGTCAACGCGGAGGCGACGTTCGAGACGAGCGACGATCGGGTGTTCGCGCTGGGCGACTCGGCGATCGTCGACCAGCCAGGCGGCCCGTGTCCGCCGACCGCCCAGGCCGCGTGGCAGGCCGCCGAGGTCGCCGGCGAGAACGTCGCCCGCGCGCTCCACGGCCAGCCGCTCACGACGTGGACCCACGAGGACAAGGGCACGCTGGTGTCGGTCGGCGAGAAGGCGGTCGCCCACGACGTCGTGAACGTCCCGATCAACACCTTCGGCGGGCCGGCCGCGAAGTTCCTGAAGAAGGCGGTCGCCGCGCGGTGGATCCGGGACATCGCGGGGTCGTCCCGGGCGGCGCGCGCCTGGCCCGACATGTAG
- a CDS encoding EthD family reductase, whose product MIKLVVNLVRKEDMSMEEFATHWNEEHAPRASEIPNLRKYTTSVALNPDRSEYDGIAELYFDDPEDVEAAFESEAGQWAVDDLETFTETEQNSQLVLDETVQVDET is encoded by the coding sequence ATGATAAAGCTCGTCGTCAATCTGGTCCGCAAGGAGGACATGAGCATGGAGGAGTTCGCTACCCACTGGAACGAGGAACACGCCCCACGAGCGAGCGAGATTCCGAACCTCCGGAAGTACACCACCTCGGTCGCGCTCAACCCCGACCGGAGCGAGTACGACGGGATCGCGGAACTGTACTTCGACGACCCCGAGGACGTCGAGGCGGCGTTCGAGTCGGAGGCGGGCCAGTGGGCGGTCGACGATCTCGAAACCTTCACCGAGACCGAGCAGAACAGCCAGCTGGTGCTCGACGAAACGGTACAGGTGGACGAGACGTAG